AAGCTCGGGGCCCGGGACCGGGCGCACGCCGTCGCCGCCGGCTTCCGGGCTGGCCTGGTCGCCTGAACCGCCCGCGGCGGCGCGGCCGGCCGGGGCAGTAGAGCCCGCCGGCAGGTCAGTCCGTGGCCGGTTCGGTGTCGTCCTCGCCGGACTCGGTCAGGGTGTCGTGCACCCCGTCCGCGTAGCCGCGCGCGTAGTCCCAGGTGACGTAGTGGTCGGGATCCGGGTCGTAGGCCGGCTCGTGCACCCGGGGACGCCCGGAGCTGAGCAGGTGGCGCAGGTTGCCCCGGAGCAGGTCCCAGTCGAAGTAGTGCGGCTCGCGGCAGTCCTCGCACTCGATCACCAACCCACGGACGCCGATCGGCGCCAGCAGCGCCTGGTAGATCTCCAGGTCCGCAAGATCCTCCAGGACGTCCTGCCGCTCGACGTCGGTCAGCGGTTCGAGCGAGGCGTCGTCACCGGGGTCGTGCAGGCCGGCGGCCGGGTCGGCCGGGTCGCCGTTGAACGGATCGATGGGCTCGTCGTGCACCCCCTCACCGTAGACCCAAGCCCGTCGGCCCGCCTGCCCCAGGCCGTCGCCCGCTGGCCGCGCCGCCCGGGGCCGCCCAGCTCAGTGGGTACGATGGGGCGACGCGCCCGAGTTCTCCGGCGTGTTCCGGTGCCGCGCACCACCTCACGAAGCCCGTTCAAGCAGCTCAGGGGAGCAATCGTGGATATTTCGCCCAGCACCGATCGTCCGGCGGGCGCCGAGCCCGGCGAGCTGGGCGGCCACCTGCCGGAACTGCCCGCCGGTTCGGCGCGGGTGATCCCGCTCGGCCTGACCTTCGACGACGTGCTGCTCCAGCCCGGTGAGTCGGACGTGGTGCCAAGCCGGGTCAACACGGTCACCCGGCTGACCCGTAACGTCACCCTCTCCGTACCGCTGCTCTCCAGCGCGATGGACACGGTGACCGAGGCACGGATGGCGATCGCCATGGCCCGCCAGGGCGGCATCGGCGTGCTGCACCGCAACCTCTCCGTCGAGGACCAGGCGCTCCAGGTCGACCTGGTCAAGCGCTCCGAGTCGGGCATGATCACCAACCCGGTGACGGCCAGCCCGGACGACACCCTCCGCGACGTCGACGCGCTCTGCGGGCGGTACCGCATCTCCGGCGTGCCGGTGGTGGACGCCGAGGGCCAGCTCGTCGGCATCGTCACCAACCGGGACATGCGGTTCGTCTCCGAGCCGGGCACCCCGGTCCGGGAGATCATGACCCGTACCCCGCTGGTCACCGCCCCGGTCGGGGTCAGCAAGGACGAGGCGCTGAGCCTGCTGCGTCAGCACAAGGTCGAGAAGCTGCCGATCGTCGACGACTCCGGCCGGCTGCGCGGGCTGATCACCGTCAAGGACTTCACCAAGAGCGAGCAGTACCCGAACGCCACCAAGGACGAGGCTGGTCGGCTCCGGGTCGCCGCCGCCGTCGGGGTCGGCGAGGACGCGTACAAGCGCGCCCGGGCGCTGGTCGACGCGGGCGTGGACGTGCTGATCGTGGACACCGCGCACGGGCACCAGCGGGCCGTGCTGGAGATGGTCCGCCAGCTCAAGAAGGACACCACCGCCGACATCGTCGGCGGCAACGTGGCCACGTACGCCGGAGCGAAGGCGCTGGTCGACGCGGGTGCCGACGGGGTCAAGGTCGGGGTCGGGCCGGGTGCGATCTGCACCACCCGGATCGTCGCCGGCGTGGGCGTGCCGCAGATCACCGCGATCATGGAAGCGGCCCGGGCCGCCCGCCCGGCCGGCGTGCCGGTGATCGGTGACGGTGGCATCCAGTACTCCGGCGACATCGCCAAGGCGCTGGTCGCCGGAGCCGACACGGTGATGCTCGGCAGCCTGCTGGCCGGTTGCGAGGAGAGCCCCGGCGAGCTCATCTTCGTCAACGGGAAGCAGTTCAAGGCGTACCGGGGGATGGGGTCGCTGGGTGCGATGCAGTCCCGGGGGCAGGCCAAGTCGTACTCCAAGGACCGCTACTTCCAGCAGGACGTGACCAGCGACGAGAAGCTGGTCCCGGAGGGCGTGGAGGGCCAGGTGCCGTACCGGGGGCCGCTCTCCCGGGTCGCTCACCAGCTCATCGGTGGCCTGCGGCTGGCGATGGGGTACGCCGGCGCGGAGAGCATCCCCGAGCTGCACCAGCGGGGCCAGCTCATCCGGATCACCGCGGCCGGGCTGAAGGAGAGCCACCCGCACGACATCCAGATGACCGTCGAGGCGCCGAACTACCACACCCGCTGACCCCACCCCCCTTTCGACAACTGGAGACCCTCATGCGTGACGTGGTCGAGATCGGACTGGGCAAGACCGCGCAGCGCGGCTACCACCTGGACGACATCGCCATCGTGCCGAGCCGCCGGACCCGCGACGTCGACGACGTCTCCACGGCCTGGCAGCTCGACGCGTACCCGTTCGGCATTCCCTGTGTCGCGCACCCGTCGGACGCGACGATGAGCCCGGCCTCGGCGGTCCGGCTCGGCCAGCTCGGCGGGCTGGGCGTGCTCAACGTCGAGGGCCTCTGGACCCGGTACGAGAACCCGACCAAGGTGCTGGAGGAGCTGGCCGCGCTCGGCGAGGACGCCCGGGCCACCAAGCGCCTCCAGGAGGTGTACGCCGAGCCGATCCGCCCGGACCTGATCGCCGAGCGGGTCCGGGAACTGCGGGCCGGGGGCGGCACGGTGGCCGTCCGGGTCTCGCCGCAGCACACCCTGGCGCTGGCCCCGGTGATCCTGGACGCCGGGGTCGACATCCTGGTCATCCAGGGCACCATCGTCTCCGCCGAGCACGTCTCCACCACCGACGAGCCGCTGAACCTCAAGGAGTTCATCGCCGACCTCGACCTGCCGGTGATCGTCGGCGGCTGCACCGACTACAAGACGGCGCTGCACCTGATGCGTACCGGCGCGGCCGGGGTGATCGTCGGCATCGGCGGCGACGGCTGGTCGACCACCGAGTCGGTGCTCGGCATCCGGGTGCCGATGGCGACCGCCATCGCGGACGCGGCGGCGGCCCGTCGGGACTACCTCGACGAGACCGGCGGCCGGTACGTGCACCTGATCGCCGACGGCGACGTGCAGACCTCCGGCGACATCGCCAAGGCGCTGGGCTGCGGCGCGGACGCGGTGATGCTCGGCGAGCCGCTCTCGCTCTGCGAGGAGGCCCCGGCCGGCGGCGCGTGGTGGCACTCGGCGGCCAGCCATCCGTCCCTGCCCCGGGGCGCGTTCGAGGTGGCCGGCGAGCCGCTCGGCTCGATGGAGCGGCTGCTGTTCGGCCCGGCCGACGAGCCGGACGGCCAGCTCAACCTTTTCGGCGGCCTGCGCCGGGCGATGGCCAAGTGCGGCTACCGCGACCTGAAGGAGTTCCAGAAGGTCGGTCTGGTCCTCGACCGCTGACCCCGCCGACCCGTGGCGTCCGGACGGCCCCACCGGCCGCCTGGACGCCACGCGTCGATGGGCACCGCCGCCCGGAGCTCCCCAGGGCCGGTATGTGATCATCGGACCGCCAGGCCAGCCTGGCTGCGGTCACTTCGCCGTCCTCGGGAGGTAGCGATGACACAGGTACGGCGTACGACCGCCGCCCGCCGCGCCGCACTGCTGCTGGTGACAGGACTGCTGGCCGTCGGCTGTGAGTCGTCCCCGCCCGAGCCGGAGCCCACCCCACAGTCGTCCGCCTCGCCGACCGTCCGTAGGTTCGCTCCCGGTCAGCCCGGGGCGGGGGACGCCTACTTCCCCAGTTACGGCAACGGCGGCTACGACGTCCGCGAGTACGCGATCCGGGTCCGCTACGACCCGGCGCGGGACCAGCTCGACGGCGTGGTCACCGTCCGGGCGACCGCCACCGCCGACCTGTCCCGGTTCAACCTGGACCTGGCCGGGCTGACCGTCCGGGCGGTGAGTGTGGACGGCGCGCCCGCCACGCACGAGCACAGCGGAGCCGAGCTGACCGTCGCCCCCGCCGCCGGCCTGCCCGCCGGCAACGGCTTCGAGGTCGAGGTGCGGTACGACGGCAAGCCCGCGCCGCTGGAGAACGAGACCCTCGGCGAGGGCGGGTTCCTGCACACCGAGGACGGGGCGATCGCCCTCGGTCAACCGGAGTCGGCCAGTACCTGGTTTCCGGTCAACGACCACCCCTCGGACAAGGCGACGTACGACATCGAGGTCACCGTGCCGGAGGGGCTGGTCGCGGTGAGCAACGGCGTGCCGACCGGTCGGGCCAGCGCCGACGGCTGGACCACCTGGAAGTGGGCCGAGCGCACCCCGATGGCGAGCTACCTGAGCACGCTGGTGATCGGCGAGTACCGGATGGAGACGGGCGAGCACCGGGGCCGGCCGGTGGTCACGGCGGTGAGTACCCGGGTGCCCCGGGGCGCGGTCGACACGTCGATGGAGCGGACCGTCGAGGTCGCCGACTACCTGGAGAGCGTCTTCGGGCCGTACCCGTTCGGGGCGTACGGCGGGGTGGTCGTCTCGGACAGCCGGATCCGGTACGCCCTGGAGACGCAGAGCCGGCCGGTGTACTCCGCCGGGTTCTTCCGGGCGGGCGAGAACACCGGCATCGTGGCCCACGAGATCGCGCACCAGTGGTTCGGCAACAGCGTGTCGCTCCAGCGCTGGCAGGACATCTGGCTCAACGAGGGCCTCGCCACCTACGCCGAGTGGCTCTGGGCGGAACACCAGGGCGACGGGACCGCCCAGCAGGCGTTCGACTCCGCGTACGCCGGCGCCGGGCAGCAGATCTGGCGGGTCCCGCCGGGGGACCCGGGAGCGGACGAGCTGTTCAGCGCCTCGGTGTACCAGCGGGGCGCGATGACCGTGCACGCGTTGCGGGTGACCATCGGCGACGAGGCGTTCTTCCGTCTGTTGCGCACCTGGGCCGCCGAGAAACGCGACGGCAACGCCACCACCGAGGACTTCGTGCTCCTGGCCGAGCGGGTCTCCGGCCGGCAGCTCGACGCCCTCTTCGACGCGTGGCTCTCCGGCCGGGAACGCCCAGACCGTCCGCGTTAGTCAGCAGCGCACCACGCTGCCGGTCCGGGAACGCTGCGGACCCGGGCCGGTTTGCCGGCTGGGAGCGAACTGGGACGAACGGGATTCCCGGACACGTGCCCCTGGCGTCGGGGTTACCGATCGGTAGATGATGCCTGCATGCGGTACGACGTACTGGTCGTCGGCTCCGGCTTCGGGGGCAGCGTCGCGGCCCTGCGGCTGGCCGAGAAGGGCTGGTCCGTCGGTGTGCTGGAGGCGGGCCGGCGGTTCGCCGACCACGAGTTCCCGCAGACCTCCTGGCGCCTGCGGCGGTTCCTCTGGGCACCCGGGCTGGGCTGCTACGGCATCCAGCGGATCAGCCTGCTCCGACCGGCCGACCGGAAGGCCGGCGGGGGAGTGCTGGTGCTCTCCGGGGCCGGGGTGGGCGGCGGTTCCCTGGTCTATGCGAACACCCTCTACGAACCCCTGGACGCCTTCTACGACGACCCGCAGTGGCGGGACATCACCGACTGGCGGGCCGAACTGGCCGGTCACTACGACCAGGCGAAGCGGATGCTCGGGGTCACCACGTACCCGGTGGAGACCGGCGCGGACCGGGCGATGCGGGCGGTGGCCGCGCGGATGGGAGTCGGCCACACCGTGCGTTCGACTCCGGTCGCCGTGCACATCGGTCGCCCCGGTGAGCGGGTCGCCGACCCGTACTTCGGCGGGGCCGGCCCGGAGCGTACCGGCTGCACGCACTGCGGCTCCTGTATGACCGGATGTCGGCACGGGGCGAAGAACACCCTGGTCAAGAACTATCTCTGGCTCGCCGAGCGGCTGGGCGCGCGGGTGCACCCGTTGACGACGGTGACCTCGGTCCGGCCCGTTCCCGGCGGTGGCTACCGGGTGGAGACCATCCGGACCGGGGCCTGGCTGCGCCGGCGGCGGCAGGTCTTCGAGGCCGACCAGGTGGTGCTCGCGGCTGGCGCGCTCGGCACCCAGCGGCTGCTGCACGAGATGCGGGCCACCGGCGCGCTGCCCGGGCTCTCACCCCGCCTGGGCGAGCTGACCCGGACCAACTCCGAGGCGGTCCTCGGCGCGTCGGTGTCCCGCCGCCGGGCCCGGTCGGAGGGGCTGGACTTCACCGAGGGGGTGGCGATCACCAGTTCGTTCCACCCGGACGCGCAGAC
The nucleotide sequence above comes from Micromonospora pallida. Encoded proteins:
- a CDS encoding GuaB3 family IMP dehydrogenase-related protein, whose protein sequence is MRDVVEIGLGKTAQRGYHLDDIAIVPSRRTRDVDDVSTAWQLDAYPFGIPCVAHPSDATMSPASAVRLGQLGGLGVLNVEGLWTRYENPTKVLEELAALGEDARATKRLQEVYAEPIRPDLIAERVRELRAGGGTVAVRVSPQHTLALAPVILDAGVDILVIQGTIVSAEHVSTTDEPLNLKEFIADLDLPVIVGGCTDYKTALHLMRTGAAGVIVGIGGDGWSTTESVLGIRVPMATAIADAAAARRDYLDETGGRYVHLIADGDVQTSGDIAKALGCGADAVMLGEPLSLCEEAPAGGAWWHSAASHPSLPRGAFEVAGEPLGSMERLLFGPADEPDGQLNLFGGLRRAMAKCGYRDLKEFQKVGLVLDR
- a CDS encoding DUF5319 domain-containing protein gives rise to the protein MHDEPIDPFNGDPADPAAGLHDPGDDASLEPLTDVERQDVLEDLADLEIYQALLAPIGVRGLVIECEDCREPHYFDWDLLRGNLRHLLSSGRPRVHEPAYDPDPDHYVTWDYARGYADGVHDTLTESGEDDTEPATD
- the guaB gene encoding IMP dehydrogenase produces the protein MDISPSTDRPAGAEPGELGGHLPELPAGSARVIPLGLTFDDVLLQPGESDVVPSRVNTVTRLTRNVTLSVPLLSSAMDTVTEARMAIAMARQGGIGVLHRNLSVEDQALQVDLVKRSESGMITNPVTASPDDTLRDVDALCGRYRISGVPVVDAEGQLVGIVTNRDMRFVSEPGTPVREIMTRTPLVTAPVGVSKDEALSLLRQHKVEKLPIVDDSGRLRGLITVKDFTKSEQYPNATKDEAGRLRVAAAVGVGEDAYKRARALVDAGVDVLIVDTAHGHQRAVLEMVRQLKKDTTADIVGGNVATYAGAKALVDAGADGVKVGVGPGAICTTRIVAGVGVPQITAIMEAARAARPAGVPVIGDGGIQYSGDIAKALVAGADTVMLGSLLAGCEESPGELIFVNGKQFKAYRGMGSLGAMQSRGQAKSYSKDRYFQQDVTSDEKLVPEGVEGQVPYRGPLSRVAHQLIGGLRLAMGYAGAESIPELHQRGQLIRITAAGLKESHPHDIQMTVEAPNYHTR
- a CDS encoding FAD-dependent oxidoreductase, whose product is MRYDVLVVGSGFGGSVAALRLAEKGWSVGVLEAGRRFADHEFPQTSWRLRRFLWAPGLGCYGIQRISLLRPADRKAGGGVLVLSGAGVGGGSLVYANTLYEPLDAFYDDPQWRDITDWRAELAGHYDQAKRMLGVTTYPVETGADRAMRAVAARMGVGHTVRSTPVAVHIGRPGERVADPYFGGAGPERTGCTHCGSCMTGCRHGAKNTLVKNYLWLAERLGARVHPLTTVTSVRPVPGGGYRVETIRTGAWLRRRRQVFEADQVVLAAGALGTQRLLHEMRATGALPGLSPRLGELTRTNSEAVLGASVSRRRARSEGLDFTEGVAITSSFHPDAQTHIEPVRYGRGSNAMGLLQSLLVDGGPHRLRRWLGTLVRQPRLAAQLLSVRGWSERTVIALVMQSADNSLTTRIRRGPLGRRLVSGPGHGAPNPTWIPAGNQAARLLAEEIGGVPGGSLTEPFDIPMTAHILGGAVIGASSADGVVDPYHRVFGHPGLHVVDGAAISANLGVNPSLTITAQAERAMAFWPNKGDVDTRPPMGEPYRRLEPVPPRQPAVPAGAPGALRR
- a CDS encoding M1 family metallopeptidase — its product is MTQVRRTTAARRAALLLVTGLLAVGCESSPPEPEPTPQSSASPTVRRFAPGQPGAGDAYFPSYGNGGYDVREYAIRVRYDPARDQLDGVVTVRATATADLSRFNLDLAGLTVRAVSVDGAPATHEHSGAELTVAPAAGLPAGNGFEVEVRYDGKPAPLENETLGEGGFLHTEDGAIALGQPESASTWFPVNDHPSDKATYDIEVTVPEGLVAVSNGVPTGRASADGWTTWKWAERTPMASYLSTLVIGEYRMETGEHRGRPVVTAVSTRVPRGAVDTSMERTVEVADYLESVFGPYPFGAYGGVVVSDSRIRYALETQSRPVYSAGFFRAGENTGIVAHEIAHQWFGNSVSLQRWQDIWLNEGLATYAEWLWAEHQGDGTAQQAFDSAYAGAGQQIWRVPPGDPGADELFSASVYQRGAMTVHALRVTIGDEAFFRLLRTWAAEKRDGNATTEDFVLLAERVSGRQLDALFDAWLSGRERPDRPR